The segment GGCTCGTCACGCTACCGTCAATCGCCTTCCCCGGCTTCCCTGCCGAGCCGGTCGTGGCATGTGCCGAGGCGGTCGTCGAAGTACTCAAGGGTTACGGCTGCACGGAGGCACGGCTGCTCGAGATCCCAGGCGGGTACTCGGCGGTGTATGCGGAGGTTGCGGGCCCCGAGGGCGCTCCGACAGTGATGATGTACGGCCACTACGACGTGCAGCCGGCGCCGATGGAGCAGGGCTGGCTCACCGATCCGTGGACGCCGACGATCAAGGACGGCCGCATGTTCGGGCGCGGCGCTGCCGACGACAAGTCAGGCGTTGTGATCAACGGCGCATCGGTAGCGGTCTTTGACGGCAAGCCGCCGGTCAATGTGAAGATCATCCTTGAGGGCGAGGAGGAGACCATCAGCCATCTCGAGGCGTTCGTCGAGGCCAACCCCGAGCTGTTCGCGTGCGACCTGTTCATCATCGCCGACATGGGCAACCTCAAAGTCGCCGAGCCGATCACGACCACCACACTTCGCGGCGACGTGGCTTGCACGGTCCGCGTCGAGACGCTCGACCATCCGCTACACTCTGGCGTTTTCGGAGGGCCGGCGCCCGACGCTCTCATGGCGCTCATTCGCATGTGCGCGCAGCTAGTCGATGAGGAGGGAAGCGTCATCGTTCCCGGCGTCGATGCGTACGATTGGCCCGGCGCCGACCTACCGGCCGACGTCTTCCG is part of the Coriobacteriia bacterium genome and harbors:
- a CDS encoding M20/M25/M40 family metallo-hydrolase, with the translated sequence MDASQIRAKVDALMPQVQADLGRLVTLPSIAFPGFPAEPVVACAEAVVEVLKGYGCTEARLLEIPGGYSAVYAEVAGPEGAPTVMMYGHYDVQPAPMEQGWLTDPWTPTIKDGRMFGRGAADDKSGVVINGASVAVFDGKPPVNVKIILEGEEETISHLEAFVEANPELFACDLFIIADMGNLKVAEPITTTTLRGDVACTVRVETLDHPLHSGVFGGPAPDALMALIRMCAQLVDEEGSVIVPGVDAYDWPGADLPADVFRSNAGVLDGVELIGTGTVGTRLWSKPSINVLGIDCPTVHEAANILIPSVTAKVSMRIVPGADPQVEMDKLMAYLRSIAPWGAKVEVKAVKALNA